A part of Fusarium oxysporum Fo47 chromosome III, complete sequence genomic DNA contains:
- a CDS encoding uncharacterized protein (domain of unknown function-domain containing protein) yields MAGRFVRASKYRHVFGKSTRKEFCYDNLHISRNAWDTNLVKVNPEYLSVNWDASGGGAFAVIPLNERGKLPDQIPLFRGHTAAVLDTDWNPFHDNIIASASDDGKVFIWEVPEGFTLHTDAEEITDVAPVSKLAGHPRKVGQVLFNPAAENILASASGDFTVKLWDVSTGQSPLALKHNDIVQSLSWNASGSMLVTTSRDKKIRVWDVRQEKPVHEAPGHGGAKNSRAVWLGEHNRFATTGFSRMSERQIALWEPGRTEPIGGFTMLDSISGVCMPFWDDGSNCLYLAGKGDGNIRYFEYENDKFEFLSEYKSGDPQRGIAFMPRRGINTHENEVMRAYKTVNDAYIEPISFTVPRRAETFQADIFPPATGTKPAATAQEWFDGKTAIPNKIDLESVYDGTAPKEIASDYKAPAAPSPVTEKPAPKMEEPKKEEPKPAPALRSPPPTMSEQKGSISAMASRYQDKQEEEDDDDDASSFEEVSRPAQRQAVPAKFTPPAQPQTASTPSPSTVAKPSSPVKTPAAAASAAPHPTSSAPRAVSSAPSGSDSSLAEIKQLIEGQTKLINSQSQQITLLTAEVEALKRKVSSGSQDQSERIRQLELELEEARS; encoded by the exons ATGGCTGGCCGTTTTGTACGGGCGTCCAAGTATC GACACGTCTTTGGAAAGTCCACAAGAAAGGAATTTTGCTACGACAACCTTCATATCAGTCGCAATGCTTGGGACACAAACTTGGTCAAG GTCAACCCCGAGTATCTCTCAGTCAATTGGGATGCCTCCGGTGGCGGCGCATTCGCTGTTATTCCTCTGAACGAGCGTGGAAAACTCCCCGACCAGATTCCACTGTTTCGTGGCCATACTGCTGCGGTACTCGACACTGACTG GAACCCTTTTCACGACAACATCATCGCCTCTGCATCCGATGATGGCAAGGTGTTTATTTGGGAGGTTCCCGAAGGCTTTACGCTACATACCGACGCCGAGGAAATTACAGATGTCGCACCCGTGAGCAAGCTTGCTGGCCACCCCAG AAAGGTCGGACAGGTTCTTTTCAATCCTGCGGCCGAAAACATTCTCGCCTCTGCATCTGGCGACTTCACGGTCAAGCTTTGGGATGTTAGCACCGGTCAGTCGCCTCTTGCTCTCAAGCACAACGATATCGTCCAGAGTCTGTCATGGAATGCCAGTGGCAGCATGCTCGTTACCACCTCGCGAGATAAGAAGATTCGGGTGTGGGATGTCCGACAGGAGAAACCCGTTCACGAAGCCCCTGGCCATGGTGGTGCCAAGAACAGTCGCGCTGTCTGGCTGGGAGAGCATAATCGCTTCGCGACGACTGGTTTCTCGCGTATGAGTGAACGACAAATAGCTCTTTGGGAGCCTGGCAGGACGGAGCCCATTGGCGGCTTCACCATGCTGGATTCCATCTCTGGTGTCTGCATGCCTTTCTGGG ATGATGGTTCAAACTGCCTGTACCTTGCTGGCAAGGG CGATGGCAACATTCGATACTTTGAATACGAGAACGACAAGTTCGAATTCCTTAGCGAGTACAAATCGGGCGACCCTCAACGCGGCATTGCCTTTATGCCCCGACGAGGCATCAAT ACCCACGAGAATGAGGTCATGAGGGCTTACAAAACAGTTAACGACGCTTATATTGAGCCTATCTCGTTCACTGTGCCACGACGCGCTGAGACCTTCCAGGCTGATATTTTCCCTCCTGCCACCGGTACCAAGCCCGCTGCGACTGCTCAGGAATGGTTCGATGGCAAGACTGCCATTCCTAACAAGATTGACCTTGAGAGCGTCTATGACGGCACTGCGCCCAAGGAGATCGCCTCTGACTACAAGGCTCCTGCAGCTCCCTCTCCTGTCACTGAGAAGCCTGCACCAAAGATGGaagagcccaagaaggaagaaccCAAGCCGGCGCCGGCACTgcgatctcctcctcccactATGAGTGAACAGAAGGGATCAATCTCTGCTATGGCTTCCAGATACCAGGAcaagcaggaggaggaggatgatgatgatgacgctTCCAGCTTCGAGGAGGTTTCGCGGCCTGCTCAGCGTCAAGCTGTCCCTGCAAAATTTACTCCTCCTGCTCAACCGCAGACTGCCTCCACTCCTTCCCCTTCCACCGTCGCGAAGCCCTCTTCGCCAGTTAAGACTCCTGCTGCCGCCGCGTCCGCGGCTCCGCATCCCACATCTTCAGCCCCCCGAGCTGTCTCCTCCGCCCCCAGCGGTAGTGACTCTTCTCTTGCGGAGATCAAACAACTAATCGAAGGCCAGACAAAGCTTATCAACTCCCAGAGCCAACAGATCACCCTGCTCACCGCTGAAGTTGAGGCTCTCAAGCGTAAGGTTAGCTCTGGCTCCCAGGATCAGAGCGAGCGCATCCGCCAGCTTGAGCTCGAGTTAGAGGAGgcaagatcttga
- a CDS encoding beta-lactamase-like protein, whose product MSDKGSIGLGLSKRQTLLKDKSTRGDDQSLLPKAIKTHPRGSEGDENANVYFIGTATTIIEWEGFRLLTDPNFLHAGDHVHLGPGVTAQRQTNPAVDLHELPSLDAILLSHYHEDHFDRLVEDSLNRDFLIVTTPHAHKCLTSKNEPFRNVKPLDFFDHLELKNEDSKAGEPLPVIKVTGMPGKHVPPGPLAAVNDLLGAVPPTNGWMLELGYHKVENGKLQTGYRIYISGDTLLVDELKEIPKWLREERIDLMLIHLGGTTIPGPSAPLIMVTLDAKQGVELMKMMDPEVTIPIHYDDYDVFLSPRKDFETAVKEAGMENRVVILDRGDRYGFTVKKI is encoded by the coding sequence ATGTCGGATAAGGGATCAATTGGCTTAGGATTGTCCAAGAGGCAAACTCTTCTAAAGGATAAATCAACTCGTGGCGATGACCAGTCTCTCCTCCCAAAGGCAATCAAGACTCACCCTCGAGGGAGTGAAGGCGATGAAAATGCGAATGTCTATTTTATCGGCACGGCCACTACCATAATCGAATGGGAAGGGTTTCGACTACTCACAGATCCCAACTTCCTCCATGCTGGTGACCACGTTCATCTTGGTCCTGGAGTTACTGCTCAGAGGCAAACTAACCCAGCGGTTGACCTACATGAGCTGCCATCACTAGACGCAATTCTTCTCTCGCATTATCATGAAGATCACTTCGATCGGCTAGTAGAAGATTCCCTCAATAGAGATTTCTTAATTGTCACGACGCCTCATGCGCATAAATGCTTGACATCCAAGAACGAGCCGTTTCGCAATGTCAAACCACTCGATTTTTTTGACCACTTAGAGCTCAAAAACGAAGATTCGAAGGCTGGTGAGCCTCTTCCCGTCATCAAAGTCACAGGCATGCCTGGCAAACATGTTCCCCCTGGCCCCCTGGCTGCAGTCAACGACTTGCTCGGTGCTGTTCCGCCAACAAATGGCTGGATGCTCGAACTGGGTTACCACAAagttgagaatggcaagCTCCAAACTGGTTATCGGATTTACATCTCTGGAGATACTCTTCTTGTggatgagctcaaggaaaTTCCGAAATGGCTTCGAGAAGAGCGCATTGATCTGATGCTCATCCACCTCGGAGGTACCACTATCCCTGGGCCATCTGCGCCATTGATCATGGTCACACTTGATGCGAAGCAAGGTGTTGAGTTGATGAAAATGATGGATCCAGAGGTCACGATTCCAATTCATTATGATGACTACGACGTATTTCTGTCTCCTCGCAAAGACTTTGAGACTGCCGTCAAGGAAGCCGGGATGGAGAATCGAGTAGTTATTCTGGACCGAGGCGATAGATATGGGTTCACTGTGAAGAAGATTTAA